A window from Schistosoma haematobium chromosome 1, whole genome shotgun sequence encodes these proteins:
- the RLP7_2 gene encoding ribosomal-like protein (EggNog:ENOG4112P15~COG:J), translated as MDEDKPVKLNTIPVTLLKRRKRVSRDIIKQQRLRSEELRKRARKRRSLIQPPIRFIKTGLRRSYDELRLQRIAKRKSPSSTSDQPRLGVVIRLKDDEEQLADVCKDVFRLLRLDTRNQAVFIKITKATLSLLNIVSPYVVWGYPSLQVVRDMVMKRGRTMLGRHKHSIDNKIIEEKLGHCGILCIEDIIHELVTIGSNFMAVQRFLCPFKLMSSSRDWMSGSRRCHARVDSLTGFREEQLNEMIRRMI; from the exons AT GGACGAGGACAAGCCTGTTAAACTCAATACAATTCCTGTTACACTtcttaaaagaagaaaaagggTTAGCCGggatataatcaaacaacagcGCCTGCGTTCTGAGGAGTTACGTAAACGTGCCCGAAAACGCAGAAGTCTTATCCAACCACCGATCCGTTTTATAAAG ACTGGTCTCAGACGGTCATACGATGAGTTACGCTTGCAGCGGATTGCTAAACGCAAATCTCCGTCTTCAACATCTGATCAACCACGACTGGGTGTTGTCATTCGGTTAAAGGACGATGAAGAGCAACTTGCGGATGTTTGTAAGGATGTATTCCGATTACTTCGTCTTGACACACGCAATCAAGctgttttcattaaaattacaaaG GCTACTCTTAGTTTGTTGAATATTGTTTCACCTTATGTGGTATGGGGTTATCCGTCCCTGCAGGTGGTACGCGATATGGTTATGAAGCGTGGGCGTACTATGCTTGGCAGACACAAACATTCAATCGACAACAAAATAATTGAAGAGAAACTAG GTCACTGTGGGATTTTGTGCATAGAGGACATTATCCACGAACTTGTAACTATTGGTTCAAACTTCATGGCCGTTCAGCGCTTTTTATGTCCATTCAAACTTATGTCATCCAGTCGTGATTGGATGTCAGGTTCACGGCGCTGTCACGCTCGTGTTGATTCTCTAACAGGGTTTCGAGAAgaacaattaaatgaaatgattcGTAGAATGATATGA